In Vicia villosa cultivar HV-30 ecotype Madison, WI unplaced genomic scaffold, Vvil1.0 ctg.000881F_1_1, whole genome shotgun sequence, one DNA window encodes the following:
- the LOC131631897 gene encoding subtilisin inhibitor-like, with amino-acid sequence MAEEKQGHGTNPPKEHPNEPLPRTYNQLLGTNNPTKTSWPELVGVTAEEAERKIKEEKPEAEIQVVPHDSFVTADYKIQRVRLYVDESNKVVRAPGIG; translated from the exons ATGGCAGAGGAAAAACAAGGACATGGAACTAATCCTCCTAAGGAGCATCCAAATGAACCCTTGCCAA GGACTTATAATCAACTTCTAGGGACAAACAACCCTACAAAAACAAGTTGGCCTGAACTAGTTGGTGTCACTGCAGAAGAAGCTGAGAGGAAAATAAAGGAAGAGAAGCCAGAGGCTGAAATTCAAGTGGTGCCACATGATTCATTTGTTACAGCTGATTATAAAATTCAGAGAGTTAGATTGTATGTTGATGAATCTAACAAGGTTGTTAGAGCTCCAGGAATTGGCTAA